A single window of Oscillatoria sp. FACHB-1406 DNA harbors:
- a CDS encoding pseudouridine synthase has translation MKERVQKVLARWGIASRRQAEQAILDGRVRLNGEIVKLGQKVDLSRDRLQVDGKTIRRRDRPDFVYLLLHKPLGVVSTCRDPQGRKTVIDLLPPELRKGQGIHPVGRLDVDSTGALLLSNDGAWTQAIAHPSAHLPKTYEVWVEGYPSEEVLQQWRQGIMLLGKPTLPARVEVLTSRQGRTLLKIVLNEGRNRQIRQVASELGHEVIKLHRTAIGPIQLQPPNGAILPRGEFRFLKSFEIKCFKSSSTST, from the coding sequence ATGAAGGAACGGGTACAAAAAGTTCTCGCTCGGTGGGGTATTGCCTCGCGGCGACAAGCAGAACAAGCAATTTTAGATGGTCGCGTGCGTCTTAACGGCGAAATCGTTAAGTTGGGGCAGAAAGTCGATCTGAGTCGCGATCGCCTGCAAGTGGACGGCAAAACAATCCGACGGCGCGATCGCCCGGATTTCGTTTATCTTCTCCTCCACAAACCCCTTGGAGTCGTTTCCACCTGCCGAGATCCCCAAGGACGCAAAACAGTTATCGATCTCTTGCCGCCCGAACTGCGCAAAGGACAGGGAATTCACCCGGTCGGGCGCTTGGATGTAGACTCGACGGGCGCATTGCTATTGAGCAATGATGGGGCGTGGACGCAAGCCATTGCCCATCCGAGCGCCCATTTACCAAAAACCTACGAAGTGTGGGTAGAAGGATATCCGAGCGAAGAGGTCTTACAACAATGGCGACAAGGCATAATGCTGCTGGGAAAACCGACCTTACCCGCGCGGGTGGAGGTACTGACTTCGCGGCAAGGGCGCACCCTGTTAAAAATCGTACTCAATGAAGGCAGAAATCGGCAAATTCGTCAAGTTGCTAGCGAACTGGGTCACGAAGTCATCAAACTTCATCGTACTGCGATCGGTCCGATTCAACTGCAACCCCCAAATGGTGCTATCTTGCCCCGAGGCGAGTTTCGTTTTTTAAAAAGCTTTGAAATTAAATGTTTTAAATCTTCTTCAACCTCGACTTGA